In Nitrospirota bacterium, the genomic stretch TTACACAGGCGCATTGTGCTTACTGCATCGGGAAAAGGGTTAAGTTTAAATCGTTTCATTGCCGAATTACTGGAAAAAGAAACAAATAAAAACGAAATTTCCTTCTCCCCCCTCACCCAGACTCTCCCACGGGGAGAGGAGTCATTTTGTATGCACGAATCCACTGATGTTTTTTGCGCTTGACTTTCAATAGACTGGTCTATATACTGGTCTATATGATACTGTTCGCCGTAACGGAGGAAATGATGAAAATCGAAATTGGTTCGTACAAAGCAAAGACTAACCTGTCCATGTTGCTGCGGCAGGTGAAGGAGGGTAAGAGCTTCACAATTACCAATCGCGGCGAAGCCATCGCAGACCTTGTGCCGAGCGCCAGCGTGAAGACGAAAGACAAGGTTGCGGCGGTGAAAAAGATTAAGGCTTTCATGCTGGAGAATCCGGTGCACGGGGTGAATATCAAGGAACTCATTGAAGAGGGGCGCGCGTGAACTTTGTTCTCGACAACTCCGTGGCTATGCGCTGGTTCTTCGGGGACGGCAAGCCGCTGGAACTTGCCTACGCCGGGAAAGTGCTTGACGTAATGAAGAACGCGAGTGCTCTCGTTCCGGTGACATGGGGACTCGAAGTGGCCAACGTCATTTCCAGGGCGGAAGCGAAGGGGCTCGTCACAGAGGCTCGCAGCGGTGTATTCCTTGAGATGCTTGAAGGGGTGGATATCGAAGTGGATGAGGCTACTTTCTCTCATGCGCTGTCAGACACCCTTCAGT encodes the following:
- a CDS encoding toxin-antitoxin system HicB family antitoxin, which produces MRIGLDLHRRIVLTASGKGLSLNRFIAELLEKETNKNEISFSPLTQTLPRGEESFCMHESTDVFCA
- a CDS encoding type II toxin-antitoxin system prevent-host-death family antitoxin, with the protein product MKIEIGSYKAKTNLSMLLRQVKEGKSFTITNRGEAIADLVPSASVKTKDKVAAVKKIKAFMLENPVHGVNIKELIEEGRA
- a CDS encoding type II toxin-antitoxin system VapC family toxin, with translation MNFVLDNSVAMRWFFGDGKPLELAYAGKVLDVMKNASALVPVTWGLEVANVISRAEAKGLVTEARSGVFLEMLEGVDIEVDEATFSHALSDTLQLARRYRLSAYDASYLELALREGIPLATLDEELQKAARKAGVKRF